Genomic window (Candidatus Binatus sp.):
AGCCTCTGCGCTGGCGTTCCCCGCGGCGCATCTTCGTGAACTCGATGAGCGATCTTTTTCACGATCAGGTTCCCGTCGAGTACATCTCGCGCGTTGGTCAGATCATGCAGGTCGCCGAATGGCATACGTTTCAGATTTTGACCAAGCGCCACGAACGACTGCGTTCGCTACTGAACGGAGAACTTCAGTGGATGGGCTCACTATCGAATGTCTGGTTCGGTGTAAGCGTAGAAGATCGGGAATTTGGTTTGCCGCGAGTCGAGTCTCTGCGCGCGACAAACGCTCACATTCGTTTCCTATCAGTCGAACCACTTTTGGAAGATCTGGGTGATCTCGATCTCACGGGAATTGATTGGGTGATTGTTGGCGGCGAAAGTGGCGCACACTACCGAGCGATGGCCCCTGAATGGGCTCGAAAAATTCGGAATCAATGCCGCAGGGCGAGGGTGTCATTCTTTTTCAAGCAATGGGGTGGGCATCGACCGAAAAGCCTTGGTCGCCTGCTGGACGGTATTGAATGGAACGCTATGCCAAGGCATTCAGCGCCAAAACAGGACTCCATCTCAGCGCTTGGTTGAACCGCTAGCAGA
Coding sequences:
- a CDS encoding DUF5131 family protein; translation: MSDRSTIEWTDATWNPVRGCTKISPGCKHCYAERFAERFRGVPGHPFEQGFDIRLVPEKLDQPLRWRSPRRIFVNSMSDLFHDQVPVEYISRVGQIMQVAEWHTFQILTKRHERLRSLLNGELQWMGSLSNVWFGVSVEDREFGLPRVESLRATNAHIRFLSVEPLLEDLGDLDLTGIDWVIVGGESGAHYRAMAPEWARKIRNQCRRARVSFFFKQWGGHRPKSLGRLLDGIEWNAMPRHSAPKQDSISALG